A stretch of the Sneathiella limimaris genome encodes the following:
- a CDS encoding M24 family metallopeptidase, with protein MIEEFSGDFPVSEFEARLNKAHVMMHKLNIDLLFFTSEPEMRYFTGFRTLFWQSPTRPWFLIIPKNKKPIAVVPEIGSALMHETWLDDIQTWSSPHATDDGVSLLTSILKPFSRVGMLMGRESSLRMPLKDFQSLQQNLPHISFVNVSAEVQHLRMVKSPAEIQFIEQICSIASTSFENAANLFQVGMPLDEVFRTFKKDLLTNGADDVPYLVGGAGDGGYADVISPPSSTPLKEGDILMLDTGATFKGYFCDFDRNYAFGRACDHVKHAYKILLNATMAAFEVARPGTRCKDLHATMQQVIGQSTGDVGRYGHGLGMQLTEAPSLIDFDDTVLEENMVITLEPSLSLGDGKIMVHEENILIQDGAPRFLSRLAPEELPILG; from the coding sequence ATGATTGAAGAGTTTAGTGGGGATTTTCCGGTTTCTGAATTTGAAGCTCGGCTCAATAAAGCTCATGTCATGATGCATAAGCTCAACATTGACCTTCTCTTTTTCACAAGCGAGCCAGAAATGAGGTATTTCACTGGTTTTCGCACCTTATTTTGGCAAAGCCCTACCCGCCCTTGGTTTCTCATAATCCCAAAAAATAAAAAGCCAATTGCCGTAGTTCCTGAAATTGGCAGTGCCCTCATGCATGAAACATGGTTAGATGACATTCAAACCTGGTCTTCACCTCATGCCACAGATGATGGTGTGTCTCTTCTAACTTCTATCCTCAAACCTTTCTCAAGGGTTGGTATGCTTATGGGCCGGGAAAGCTCACTTCGTATGCCACTCAAGGACTTTCAATCTTTACAGCAAAATTTGCCACACATCTCTTTTGTAAATGTCTCAGCTGAAGTTCAACATTTACGTATGGTCAAATCGCCAGCGGAAATTCAGTTCATTGAGCAAATTTGCAGCATTGCATCCACGAGCTTTGAAAACGCCGCCAACCTGTTTCAGGTAGGAATGCCGTTAGATGAAGTGTTTCGCACCTTTAAAAAGGACCTACTGACCAACGGGGCTGATGACGTTCCCTACCTAGTGGGAGGAGCCGGCGATGGTGGCTATGCCGATGTGATATCACCACCGAGCAGCACCCCACTTAAAGAAGGAGATATTCTGATGCTCGACACGGGTGCTACCTTTAAAGGCTATTTCTGTGACTTTGATCGAAACTATGCTTTTGGGCGGGCCTGCGATCACGTGAAGCATGCATATAAAATCCTCTTGAACGCGACGATGGCAGCTTTTGAGGTTGCCCGGCCCGGCACTCGTTGCAAAGACTTACACGCAACGATGCAGCAAGTTATCGGCCAAAGCACCGGCGATGTTGGTCGCTATGGACATGGTCTTGGAATGCAATTAACGGAAGCCCCCTCCCTTATTGATTTTGATGACACGGTTCTTGAAGAAAACATGGTCATAACACTAGAGCCTAGCTTGTCTTTGGGAGATGGCAAAATCATGGTTCACGAGGAAAACATTCTTATTCAGGATGGTGCACCAAGATTTTTGTCCAGACTTGCACCTGAGGAATTACCTATCCTTGGATAA